Proteins encoded together in one Undibacterium sp. CCC3.4 window:
- the hisB gene encoding imidazoleglycerol-phosphate dehydratase HisB, protein MPTQRIAAVTRNTNETQIRVAINLDGTGVQKLNTGVPFLDHMLDQIARHGLIDLDIEAVGDLHIDAHHTVEDVGITLGQAVAQAMGDKKGIRRYGHAYVPLDEALSRVVIDFSGRPGLEYHIPFTRSMIGGFDVDLTREFFQGFVNHALVSVHIDNLRGENAHHQCETVFKAFGRALRMAAEHDVRAAGTIPSTKGSL, encoded by the coding sequence ATGCCAACTCAACGCATTGCGGCCGTAACCCGCAACACCAACGAAACCCAGATCCGGGTGGCGATCAATCTTGACGGCACGGGTGTGCAAAAGCTCAATACCGGTGTGCCGTTTCTCGATCACATGCTTGACCAAATTGCCCGTCATGGTCTGATTGATCTTGATATCGAAGCCGTCGGCGACTTGCATATCGATGCCCACCATACGGTGGAAGACGTCGGGATCACACTGGGACAAGCCGTGGCGCAGGCGATGGGTGACAAAAAGGGCATTCGTCGTTATGGTCATGCCTATGTGCCGCTCGATGAAGCACTGTCGCGCGTGGTGATCGATTTTTCCGGTCGCCCTGGCTTGGAGTACCATATCCCGTTTACCCGTTCGATGATCGGTGGCTTTGATGTCGATTTAACGCGTGAATTTTTTCAGGGCTTCGTCAACCATGCCTTAGTCAGTGTGCATATTGATAATCTGCGCGGCGAAAATGCGCATCATCAATGTGAAACGGTGTTCAAGGCTTTCGGTCGTGCCTTGCGTATGGCGGCGGAACACGATGTGCGTGCCGCCGGCACGATTCCATCGACCAAGGGCAGTCTTTAA
- a CDS encoding ABC transporter ATP-binding protein, which yields MAAIQINNIQKRYQSLQALDGVSLTIEEGEFFGLLGPNGAGKTTLISILAGLNRADAGNITVQGHDVVTDYRQARSKLGVVPQELVFDPFFTVRETLRMQSGYFGIKNNDSWIDEIMHNLDLTNKADTNMRALSGGMKRRVLVAQALVHKPPVIVLDEPTAGVDVELRQSLWQFIARLNREGHTVVLTTHYLEEAQALCNRIAMLKGGKVVALDTTAALINRISGSQLRVTLASGGNIALPPTLREQIVTHETPAEQRQFVLRVTDYNQVEGMLAAFRQAGCQIEDLQLLQADLEDVFLQIMEGAQ from the coding sequence ATGGCCGCGATACAAATAAATAATATACAAAAACGTTACCAATCGCTGCAAGCCTTGGATGGCGTGTCATTGACGATAGAAGAAGGCGAATTTTTCGGCTTGCTTGGTCCGAATGGGGCCGGCAAGACCACGCTGATTTCTATCCTGGCCGGTCTGAATCGTGCCGATGCCGGCAATATTACGGTGCAGGGGCATGACGTCGTCACCGACTATCGCCAAGCCCGCAGCAAGCTTGGTGTGGTGCCGCAGGAATTGGTATTCGATCCGTTTTTCACGGTACGCGAAACACTGCGCATGCAATCCGGGTATTTCGGCATCAAGAACAATGACAGCTGGATCGATGAGATCATGCACAATCTGGACTTGACCAATAAGGCCGATACCAATATGCGCGCGCTCTCGGGCGGCATGAAGCGGCGCGTCTTGGTGGCGCAGGCACTGGTTCACAAACCGCCGGTGATTGTGCTCGATGAGCCAACCGCCGGGGTCGATGTCGAATTGCGCCAAAGTTTGTGGCAATTCATTGCCCGCCTCAATCGCGAAGGGCATACCGTGGTGTTGACCACGCATTACCTCGAAGAGGCACAGGCACTGTGTAATCGTATCGCCATGCTCAAGGGTGGTAAAGTGGTCGCGCTCGATACCACGGCAGCCTTGATTAACCGTATCTCCGGTTCGCAATTGCGCGTGACGCTGGCTTCCGGCGGCAACATCGCCTTGCCGCCGACTTTACGCGAGCAAATCGTGACGCATGAAACGCCGGCCGAGCAGCGCCAGTTTGTGTTGCGCGTGACTGACTACAATCAAGTCGAAGGTATGTTGGCGGCATTCCGTCAAGCCGGTTGTCAGATTGAAGATTTACAATTACTCCAGGCAGATCTTGAAGATGTCTTTCTGCAAATTATGGAAGGCGCACAATGA
- the hisG gene encoding ATP phosphoribosyltransferase, producing the protein MSAQLTLALSKGRIFEETLPLLEAAGIRVLEDPEKSRKLILATNDPALRVIIVRASDVPTYVQYGAADFGVAGKDVLHEHGGEGLYQPIDLQIAKCRMSVAVSAGFDYATAVRQGARLRVATKYTETAREHFASKGVHVDLIKLYGSMELAPLVGLADAIVDLVSSGSTLRANNLVEVEHIMEISSRLVVNQAALKMKRERLQPILAAFESASLAAAQAGN; encoded by the coding sequence ATGAGTGCACAATTAACTTTGGCTTTGTCCAAAGGACGTATTTTTGAAGAAACCCTGCCCTTGTTGGAAGCCGCCGGTATTCGCGTGTTGGAAGATCCGGAAAAATCGCGCAAGCTGATTTTGGCGACCAATGACCCGGCGCTGCGCGTGATCATCGTGCGCGCCTCCGATGTGCCAACGTATGTGCAATACGGTGCGGCCGATTTCGGCGTGGCCGGCAAAGATGTTTTGCACGAACATGGCGGCGAAGGTTTGTATCAGCCTATCGATCTGCAGATCGCCAAATGCCGCATGTCGGTAGCGGTGTCGGCCGGTTTTGACTATGCCACGGCGGTCCGTCAGGGGGCGCGCTTGCGCGTGGCGACCAAGTATACCGAAACGGCGCGTGAGCATTTCGCCAGCAAAGGCGTGCACGTCGACTTAATCAAATTGTATGGTTCGATGGAATTGGCGCCGCTGGTCGGCCTGGCCGATGCCATCGTCGATTTGGTCAGCAGCGGCAGCACGCTGCGCGCGAATAATCTGGTCGAAGTCGAACACATCATGGAAATTTCTTCGCGCCTGGTGGTTAACCAGGCTGCCTTGAAAATGAAACGCGAGCGTTTGCAGCCGATTTTGGCTGCCTTCGAAAGCGCTTCACTGGCGGCGGCACAAGCCGGTAACTGA
- a CDS encoding ABC transporter permease → MTGFNTLLYKEVLRFWKVATQTITAPIMTALLYLLIFGHVLDAHVQVYPGVRYTAFLVPGLVMMSILQNAFANTSSSLIQSKITGNLVFVLLPPLSHWELFGAYVLAATMRGLAVGGGVFIVTVWFTNLHFVAPGWIALFALLGAAMLGTMGLIAGIWAEKFDQLAAFQNFLIMPATFLSGVFYSIHSLPPFWLTLSRFNPFFYMIDGFRYGFFGQSDVDPVNSLIVVGCFFLILTTIAVQMLKRGYKLRH, encoded by the coding sequence ATGACTGGTTTCAATACCCTGTTGTATAAAGAGGTCTTGCGGTTTTGGAAAGTGGCGACGCAAACCATCACTGCCCCGATCATGACGGCCTTGTTGTATCTGCTCATTTTCGGTCATGTGCTCGATGCGCATGTGCAAGTCTACCCGGGTGTGCGGTACACCGCTTTTTTGGTGCCGGGCTTGGTGATGATGAGTATTTTGCAAAATGCCTTTGCCAATACCTCGTCCTCACTGATTCAATCGAAGATCACCGGTAACCTGGTGTTCGTGCTCTTGCCGCCGTTGTCACACTGGGAATTGTTCGGTGCCTATGTACTGGCGGCCACCATGCGTGGTTTGGCGGTTGGCGGCGGGGTGTTCATCGTTACGGTATGGTTTACCAATCTGCATTTCGTCGCACCTGGCTGGATCGCCTTGTTCGCTTTACTTGGCGCTGCCATGCTGGGCACGATGGGTTTGATCGCCGGCATCTGGGCCGAAAAGTTCGATCAACTCGCGGCATTTCAGAATTTTTTAATCATGCCGGCGACGTTTTTATCGGGCGTGTTTTATTCGATACATTCGCTGCCGCCATTTTGGCTGACCTTGTCCCGCTTCAACCCATTTTTTTATATGATAGATGGGTTTCGCTACGGCTTTTTCGGTCAGTCCGACGTTGATCCCGTCAATAGCCTGATTGTGGTCGGCTGTTTTTTCCTGATCCTGACGACGATTGCGGTGCAGATGCTCAAGCGCGGTTATAAATTACGTCACTAA
- a CDS encoding STAS domain-containing protein, with protein sequence MYKLSGQLAQENARQAVDAGIAALTAGASDFDLSGLERVDSAAVAVMIAWQRYALQEKKLLKFHAAPPALQSLIALYGLSGQFQMVAAERH encoded by the coding sequence GTGTACAAACTGAGCGGTCAGCTGGCCCAAGAGAATGCTCGTCAGGCAGTCGATGCCGGTATCGCCGCGCTGACTGCCGGCGCGTCCGATTTTGATTTGTCTGGCCTCGAGCGCGTTGATTCTGCCGCGGTCGCGGTCATGATTGCTTGGCAGCGCTATGCCTTGCAAGAGAAAAAGTTATTGAAATTTCATGCAGCCCCACCCGCATTGCAAAGCTTGATTGCTCTGTACGGTTTGAGCGGGCAATTCCAGATGGTGGCTGCAGAACGACATTGA
- a CDS encoding site-specific DNA-methyltransferase produces the protein MSAPWRNQIFCEDALQGLARLPDASVDLLLADPPYGLGKDYGNDSDKMEAAEYLLWMTAWVDLALPKLKPNGSLYVFLSWRYSPEVFVMLKQRLTMMNEIIWDRRVPSMGGSVRKYSSVHDSIGFFVKAKDYYFDLDAIRIPYDAVTKKARSRKIFEGAKWLELGFNPKDIWSVSRLHREHAEREAHPTQKPLEIIERMIKASCPPGGVVLDPFMGSGTTAVAAKRCGRDFVGFELNVEYCAMIQSRLALQVCPRSIAAPVVLAD, from the coding sequence ATGAGCGCGCCGTGGCGCAATCAGATTTTTTGCGAAGATGCCTTGCAAGGTCTGGCGCGCTTGCCTGACGCCAGCGTCGATTTACTGTTGGCTGACCCGCCTTATGGCCTGGGTAAAGATTACGGCAATGATTCCGATAAAATGGAAGCGGCCGAGTATTTGTTGTGGATGACGGCCTGGGTCGATTTGGCCCTGCCTAAATTAAAACCCAACGGCAGCCTGTATGTGTTCTTGAGCTGGCGGTATTCGCCCGAAGTGTTTGTCATGCTCAAGCAAAGGCTGACGATGATGAATGAAATCATTTGGGATAGACGGGTACCGTCGATGGGTGGCAGCGTGCGCAAGTATTCCTCGGTGCACGACAGTATAGGTTTCTTCGTGAAAGCGAAAGATTATTATTTTGATCTCGATGCGATCCGAATTCCCTATGATGCCGTGACTAAAAAAGCGCGCAGCCGGAAAATTTTTGAAGGTGCCAAATGGCTGGAACTGGGATTTAATCCTAAAGATATCTGGAGTGTGTCGCGCTTACATCGCGAGCACGCCGAACGTGAAGCGCACCCGACCCAAAAACCTTTGGAAATCATCGAGCGTATGATCAAAGCTTCCTGCCCACCCGGCGGCGTTGTGCTTGATCCCTTCATGGGCAGCGGTACCACCGCTGTCGCTGCCAAACGTTGTGGGCGTGATTTTGTCGGCTTTGAACTCAATGTCGAGTATTGCGCCATGATACAGAGCCGGCTGGCCTTGCAGGTTTGCCCGAGGTCGATAGCCGCACCGGTGGTGTTGGCCGATTGA
- a CDS encoding VacJ family lipoprotein, protein MKTITTLFTGSRSFVAVLALLSMSACSTVSVEKIKTKADKALDTIGTKTNIGQNPRDPLEGFNRAMFDFNDAIDQAVLKPVAQVYANVTPSFVQTGVGNFFGNIGDIYTALNNLLQGKVGDGSSDIMRVALNSTFGLAGLLDIGSPAGLSKHKEDFGQTLGVWGVRSGPYLVLPVLGPTTVRDAVATPLDYYGDAWSYYKPVYIRNTGSLVRLVDKRASVLDAGSLIEEAALDRYVFIRDAYLQRRASQINPNQD, encoded by the coding sequence ATGAAAACAATAACAACACTTTTTACTGGCAGCCGCAGCTTCGTCGCGGTCTTAGCCTTGCTCTCGATGAGCGCTTGTAGCACCGTTTCGGTTGAGAAAATCAAGACCAAGGCTGACAAGGCGCTCGATACCATCGGTACCAAGACCAATATCGGCCAGAATCCGCGCGATCCGTTGGAAGGCTTCAATCGCGCTATGTTTGATTTCAATGATGCGATCGATCAAGCCGTGCTCAAGCCAGTCGCGCAAGTCTACGCAAATGTCACGCCGTCGTTCGTGCAAACCGGCGTCGGCAATTTTTTCGGCAATATCGGTGATATCTACACGGCGCTCAATAATTTATTGCAGGGTAAAGTAGGTGACGGCAGTTCCGATATCATGCGGGTGGCGCTCAATTCTACCTTCGGGTTGGCGGGCTTGCTTGACATCGGTTCGCCGGCTGGTTTGAGTAAGCACAAAGAAGATTTTGGCCAGACACTTGGGGTGTGGGGCGTGCGCTCGGGACCGTATCTGGTCTTGCCGGTGCTCGGACCGACGACGGTGCGTGATGCCGTCGCCACACCGCTTGATTATTATGGCGATGCTTGGTCGTATTATAAGCCTGTGTATATTCGCAATACGGGCAGTTTGGTGCGCTTGGTCGACAAGCGGGCATCCGTTCTTGATGCCGGCTCTTTAATCGAAGAGGCGGCACTCGACCGGTATGTATTTATCCGCGATGCGTATTTGCAGCGCCGAGCCAGTCAAATTAATCCTAACCAAGATTGA
- the hisH gene encoding imidazole glycerol phosphate synthase subunit HisH yields MNKIVVVDYGMGNLRSVAQALRAVAPEAQVLISGLVADIDSADRLVLPGQGAMPDCMSSLRDSGLQQAVMTAARNKPMFGVCVGEQMLFDVSEEGDTPGLGLLPGKVTRFALEGRLQDDGSRFKVPQMGWNRVGQARAHALWNNITDEEYFYFVHSYYAQPEISDHTVGLTDYGQPFAAAVARDNIFATQFHPEKSAAAGLQLYKNFVNWKP; encoded by the coding sequence ATGAATAAAATTGTCGTAGTCGATTATGGTATGGGCAATCTGCGTTCGGTCGCCCAAGCGTTGCGCGCGGTGGCACCGGAAGCGCAGGTGCTGATCTCGGGTTTGGTGGCCGATATAGACAGTGCCGACCGCCTGGTCTTGCCGGGGCAGGGCGCGATGCCCGACTGCATGAGCAGTCTGCGTGACTCGGGTTTGCAGCAAGCCGTCATGACGGCGGCGCGCAACAAGCCGATGTTCGGCGTGTGTGTCGGTGAACAAATGTTGTTTGATGTCAGTGAAGAAGGTGATACCCCTGGGCTTGGTCTGTTGCCCGGTAAAGTCACGCGTTTTGCGCTCGAAGGTCGCTTGCAAGACGATGGCTCGCGCTTCAAAGTACCGCAAATGGGTTGGAACCGGGTAGGGCAAGCCCGTGCTCATGCATTGTGGAATAATATTACTGACGAAGAATATTTTTATTTTGTACACAGTTATTATGCCCAGCCGGAAATCAGCGACCATACCGTTGGTCTGACCGATTACGGCCAGCCATTTGCCGCCGCCGTGGCACGCGATAATATCTTCGCCACGCAGTTTCATCCGGAAAAAAGTGCTGCGGCCGGCTTGCAACTGTATAAGAATTTTGTAAACTGGAAGCCTTGA
- a CDS encoding BolA family protein, whose amino-acid sequence MFPTPEQIHAYIAAGLDCTHLEVEGDGQHFKALIVSSAFAGKRLIARHQIVYAVLGERMRAEIHALSMKTLTPEEHAA is encoded by the coding sequence GTGTTTCCTACTCCTGAACAAATTCATGCTTACATCGCGGCCGGCTTAGATTGCACGCATCTCGAAGTCGAGGGCGACGGTCAGCATTTCAAGGCCCTCATCGTGTCGTCTGCTTTCGCTGGCAAACGCCTGATTGCCCGGCATCAGATCGTCTATGCCGTGCTGGGTGAGCGCATGCGCGCCGAGATTCATGCCTTGTCGATGAAAACCCTGACTCCTGAAGAGCATGCTGCATAA
- the hisD gene encoding histidinol dehydrogenase, with protein MGNMIKRLDTSDVDFARQLTQLLAFEATEDAAIEQAVAQILASVKADGDHAVLAATQRYDRLQASSVAALEVPQAELQAALQGLPAARRIALEAAAARVRAYHEIQKTECGSAGFSYTEADGTVLGQKVTPLDRVGIYVPGGKAAYPSSVLMNAIPAKVAGVSEIIMVVPTPDGVKNQLVLAAAAIAGVDRVFTIGGAQAVAALAYGTATIPAVDKIVGPGNAYVAAAKRRVFGIVGIDMIAGPSEILVLCDGSTDPDWVAMDLFSQAEHDELAQSILLCPDAAYLDAVEASIAKLLPSMPRQAVIAVSLANRGALIKVRDMQQACEIANRIAAEHLEISALQPQQWADQIRHAGALFLGRYSSEALGDYCAGPNHVLPTSGTARFSSPLGVYDFQKRSSIIHVSQQGAQSLGKIAVELAYGEGLPAHARSAELRLL; from the coding sequence ATGGGAAACATGATCAAGCGACTGGACACGAGCGATGTCGATTTTGCCCGGCAACTGACGCAGCTGCTGGCCTTTGAAGCGACCGAAGATGCCGCCATTGAGCAAGCGGTGGCGCAGATACTGGCCAGCGTCAAGGCCGATGGCGACCACGCCGTATTGGCTGCGACGCAGCGCTACGACCGTTTGCAAGCCAGCAGCGTGGCCGCACTCGAAGTACCGCAGGCAGAATTGCAGGCGGCCTTGCAGGGATTGCCGGCCGCGCGCCGCATTGCGCTCGAAGCAGCCGCTGCGCGCGTGCGTGCCTATCATGAAATTCAAAAGACTGAATGCGGCTCGGCCGGCTTCAGTTATACCGAAGCCGATGGCACCGTGCTGGGGCAAAAAGTCACGCCACTCGATCGGGTTGGTATTTACGTCCCCGGTGGCAAGGCTGCTTATCCGTCTTCGGTGTTGATGAATGCGATTCCGGCCAAGGTTGCGGGCGTGTCTGAAATCATCATGGTGGTGCCGACGCCCGATGGCGTGAAAAATCAATTGGTGCTGGCTGCTGCTGCAATTGCCGGCGTCGACCGGGTGTTTACCATCGGTGGTGCGCAAGCGGTTGCTGCGCTGGCCTATGGCACCGCTACCATTCCGGCCGTGGATAAAATCGTTGGTCCAGGCAATGCCTATGTGGCTGCCGCCAAGCGTCGCGTGTTCGGTATCGTCGGCATCGATATGATCGCCGGCCCATCGGAAATTTTGGTGCTGTGCGATGGCAGCACCGATCCTGATTGGGTGGCGATGGATTTGTTTTCGCAAGCCGAACATGACGAACTGGCACAATCGATACTGCTGTGTCCCGATGCTGCTTATCTCGATGCCGTCGAAGCGAGTATCGCCAAGCTGTTGCCAAGCATGCCGCGGCAAGCGGTGATCGCGGTATCGCTGGCCAACCGCGGTGCCTTGATCAAGGTGCGCGATATGCAGCAAGCCTGCGAAATCGCCAACCGCATCGCCGCCGAACATCTGGAAATTTCTGCCCTGCAGCCGCAACAATGGGCCGATCAAATTCGCCATGCCGGTGCCTTGTTTTTGGGACGTTATTCCTCCGAAGCACTGGGGGATTATTGTGCCGGCCCTAACCATGTGTTGCCGACCTCCGGCACGGCGCGCTTCTCTTCACCCTTGGGTGTGTATGATTTTCAGAAGCGCTCGTCTATCATCCATGTCAGCCAACAAGGTGCGCAAAGCTTGGGAAAAATCGCCGTCGAATTAGCCTATGGCGAGGGCTTGCCGGCGCATGCGCGCAGCGCCGAATTGCGTTTGCTTTGA
- the hisC gene encoding histidinol-phosphate transaminase: MSIKQIIRPEIAALSAYHVPSSDGYVKLDAMENPFPLPAALQAELAQHLAALPLNRYPVPSYVGLKALIAEQLAVPAGREIVLGNGSDELIAILSQACARPGAKVLAPVPGFVMYAMSARFAGLEFVGVPLNADFTLDAAAMLAAIAVHRPVITYLAYPNNPTGTLFDAADIVAILQAVGSSGIVVVDEAYGPFAGVSFMDRLAQFPNLVVMRTVSKLGLAGIRLGYMAGDNELMKEFDKVRPPYNINVLTEASAVFMLRHVEVLNAQAAELCRQREALTATLRALPGVEVFPSAANFLLIRVANAEQVFAKLLKHKILVKNVGKMHALLENCLRITVSNQEENALFSAAFAASLP, from the coding sequence GTGAGTATCAAACAGATCATCCGTCCTGAAATCGCCGCTTTGTCGGCCTACCATGTGCCATCTTCCGATGGTTACGTCAAACTCGATGCGATGGAAAATCCATTTCCCTTGCCAGCGGCGCTGCAGGCTGAATTAGCCCAGCATTTGGCGGCACTGCCGCTCAACCGTTATCCGGTGCCCTCGTATGTCGGTCTGAAAGCCTTGATCGCTGAGCAACTGGCGGTACCGGCTGGGCGTGAAATCGTGCTCGGGAATGGTTCCGACGAATTGATCGCCATCTTGTCGCAAGCGTGTGCCCGGCCCGGTGCCAAGGTGCTCGCGCCCGTGCCTGGCTTTGTGATGTATGCGATGTCGGCGCGTTTCGCCGGGCTGGAGTTTGTCGGCGTGCCCTTGAACGCCGATTTCACGCTCGATGCCGCCGCCATGTTGGCTGCCATCGCCGTACATCGTCCGGTCATCACCTATTTGGCGTATCCGAATAACCCGACCGGTACGCTGTTCGATGCCGCCGACATCGTCGCCATTCTCCAAGCCGTCGGCAGCAGTGGCATAGTCGTCGTCGATGAAGCCTACGGGCCGTTCGCCGGAGTCAGTTTCATGGACCGTTTGGCGCAATTCCCGAATCTGGTCGTCATGCGTACCGTTTCCAAACTGGGCTTGGCCGGGATACGACTCGGCTATATGGCTGGCGACAATGAGTTGATGAAAGAATTTGACAAGGTGCGGCCACCGTATAACATTAACGTTCTGACCGAGGCGAGCGCCGTATTCATGTTGCGCCATGTTGAAGTACTCAATGCGCAAGCGGCCGAATTGTGCCGACAGCGTGAAGCGCTGACCGCGACATTACGCGCCCTGCCGGGTGTGGAAGTGTTCCCCTCTGCGGCAAATTTTTTGCTGATTCGTGTTGCGAATGCTGAACAAGTCTTTGCCAAATTGTTGAAACACAAAATTTTAGTCAAAAATGTAGGTAAAATGCATGCTCTGCTAGAAAACTGTCTGCGTATTACGGTCAGTAATCAGGAAGAAAATGCCCTTTTTTCAGCTGCTTTTGCAGCGTCTCTGCCATAA
- the murA gene encoding UDP-N-acetylglucosamine 1-carboxyvinyltransferase, producing the protein MDKLLITGGSRLNGEISISGAKNAALPILCAGLLTADELVLHNVPSLQDVSTMLKLLRQMGLKATQENGVMVLNGSAVDRFEAPYDLVKTMRASILVLGPLLARFGEAKVSLPGGCAIGSRPVDQHIKGLQAMGAEISIEAGYIHARAKRLKGTRVVTDMITVTGTENLLMAATLADGVTILENAAREPEVTDLANLLVAMGAKISGIGTDRLVIEGVERLHGASHTVIADRIESATFLCAVAATGGDIILRNTRSDILDVALDKLREAGVILTSGPDWIRAQMSSRPKAIGFRTTEYPGFPTDMQAQFMAMNCIAVGSSCITETIFENRYMHVPEMHRLGAKIEIEGHTAMVTGVDKLIGAPVMATDLRASASLVIAAMAAEGETVIDRIYHLDRGYDRMEVKLSAVGAQIQRVKA; encoded by the coding sequence ATGGATAAATTACTGATTACAGGCGGCTCGCGCCTCAATGGCGAGATCAGCATTTCCGGGGCCAAGAATGCCGCCTTGCCGATACTCTGCGCCGGCTTGCTGACGGCCGATGAGCTGGTGTTGCACAATGTGCCATCGCTGCAAGATGTCAGCACGATGCTGAAATTATTGCGTCAGATGGGTTTGAAGGCGACGCAAGAAAACGGTGTGATGGTGCTCAATGGTAGCGCGGTCGATCGTTTTGAAGCCCCGTATGACTTGGTCAAAACCATGCGCGCCTCGATTCTGGTGCTCGGTCCTTTGTTGGCGCGCTTCGGCGAAGCCAAGGTGTCGCTGCCGGGCGGCTGCGCCATCGGTTCGCGTCCGGTGGATCAGCATATCAAGGGTTTGCAAGCCATGGGTGCCGAGATCAGCATCGAAGCCGGCTATATTCATGCGCGCGCCAAGCGTCTCAAAGGCACGCGTGTGGTGACCGATATGATCACCGTTACCGGTACTGAAAATTTACTGATGGCCGCCACACTGGCCGATGGCGTGACGATACTGGAAAATGCCGCGCGCGAGCCGGAAGTGACTGATCTGGCCAATCTGCTGGTGGCCATGGGCGCGAAAATCAGCGGCATCGGCACGGATCGTTTGGTGATTGAAGGGGTGGAGCGCTTGCATGGTGCCAGCCACACCGTGATCGCCGATCGCATCGAAAGCGCGACTTTCCTGTGTGCGGTGGCCGCTACCGGTGGCGACATCATTTTGCGCAACACACGCAGCGACATCCTCGATGTCGCTCTCGACAAGTTGCGCGAAGCCGGGGTGATTCTGACCAGCGGTCCGGATTGGATTCGTGCGCAAATGAGCAGCCGGCCGAAAGCGATCGGTTTTCGCACCACTGAATACCCAGGTTTTCCTACCGATATGCAAGCCCAGTTCATGGCCATGAATTGCATCGCCGTGGGCAGCAGTTGTATCACTGAAACGATCTTTGAAAATCGTTACATGCATGTACCGGAAATGCATCGCCTCGGTGCCAAAATTGAAATCGAAGGTCATACCGCCATGGTTACCGGTGTCGATAAATTGATCGGCGCGCCGGTGATGGCGACTGATTTGCGCGCTTCGGCGTCGCTGGTGATTGCCGCTATGGCGGCCGAAGGCGAAACCGTGATCGACCGGATTTATCATCTCGATCGCGGTTACGATCGTATGGAAGTTAAATTGTCCGCCGTCGGCGCACAAATACAGCGGGTGAAAGCATGA
- a CDS encoding ABC transporter substrate-binding protein: MKTLISKIFLFAFASLAFMGSSLAAEEAPDQLVKRLSQEILDVAKSDKDIQAGNQKRVYDMVEAKILPYIDFQRMTSLAAGKNWRDATPEQQKQLSNEFRTLLVYTYSGAISQIRDQRVEFKPMRAAPEDTEVEVRSQVIQSRGEPIQLNYRLAKTAGAWKIYDINVLGAWLVETYKGTFTEQISKTGIDGLIKTLAEKNKKLAATPNKAAAK; encoded by the coding sequence ATGAAAACACTCATCAGTAAAATTTTTCTCTTCGCCTTTGCCAGTTTGGCATTCATGGGTAGCAGTCTGGCTGCTGAGGAAGCGCCGGATCAGTTGGTCAAGCGTTTGAGCCAAGAAATTCTCGACGTCGCTAAAAGCGATAAAGATATCCAAGCCGGTAATCAGAAACGTGTGTATGACATGGTGGAAGCGAAAATTCTGCCTTACATCGATTTCCAACGCATGACTTCGCTGGCGGCTGGTAAAAACTGGCGCGATGCCACGCCGGAACAGCAAAAACAGTTGAGCAACGAGTTCCGTACTCTGCTGGTCTACACTTATTCTGGCGCGATCTCACAAATCCGCGATCAACGGGTAGAATTCAAGCCTATGCGTGCGGCACCGGAAGACACCGAAGTGGAAGTGCGTTCGCAAGTGATACAGAGCCGCGGCGAGCCGATACAGCTCAATTATCGCTTGGCTAAAACTGCCGGCGCGTGGAAAATTTATGACATCAATGTGCTCGGTGCTTGGTTGGTGGAAACCTACAAGGGTACGTTTACCGAGCAAATCAGTAAAACCGGTATTGATGGTTTGATCAAAACTTTGGCAGAAAAAAATAAAAAGCTGGCAGCAACACCGAATAAAGCCGCCGCCAAATAA